In the Tissierellales bacterium genome, one interval contains:
- a CDS encoding PRD domain-containing protein has product MKSYTIKKVLNNNVISVTDGERNYIFTGSGIGYNKKKNEIFEDTEAIEIQYISLEGLQNKDVDNFLEKIDVEVIEAVQKILIMVNEKTGKKYSMSDHAGLLDHIQFLVKRLQDKIEIHNPFLNETKLLYPQAYDVAERGVEILRNELLLEIPDDEVGFLTYHVHSGLKIVDKTRALRDVKLMNTIKNHIESKLGIDFEQHAFDYNRFIIHIKGVLKRLEEEKPLSNNLLTEIKSKYIIEYKIAFDVGLIIEQQLGLKVPDSEIGYIAIHLVKLNNG; this is encoded by the coding sequence ATGAAATCATATACTATCAAAAAGGTTTTGAATAACAATGTCATCTCCGTAACAGACGGTGAACGCAATTATATTTTTACAGGTAGCGGAATCGGTTACAATAAAAAGAAAAATGAGATTTTTGAGGATACAGAGGCTATAGAAATACAATACATATCGCTAGAGGGTTTGCAGAACAAGGATGTAGACAATTTTCTTGAGAAGATAGATGTTGAAGTTATAGAAGCAGTCCAGAAAATACTCATAATGGTGAACGAAAAGACAGGCAAAAAATACAGTATGAGTGATCATGCAGGTTTATTAGATCACATACAATTCTTAGTTAAGAGATTACAGGACAAAATTGAAATTCACAATCCGTTTTTAAATGAGACCAAATTGCTTTATCCACAAGCTTATGATGTGGCAGAAAGAGGAGTGGAAATTCTTAGAAATGAACTTCTACTAGAGATTCCAGATGATGAAGTAGGCTTTTTGACATATCATGTTCACAGTGGTTTAAAAATAGTTGATAAGACCAGAGCACTTAGAGATGTAAAGCTCATGAACACTATTAAGAATCACATTGAAAGCAAGCTAGGAATTGACTTTGAGCAGCATGCATTTGACTATAATAGATTTATAATTCATATAAAAGGCGTACTTAAAAGATTAGAGGAAGAGAAACCCCTTTCAAATAATCTCTTGACAGAAATCAAATCGAAGTATATAATTGAGTACAAGATCGCCTTTGATGTTGGACTTATCATAGAACAACAGCTAGGGCTTAAGGTTCCAGATAGTGAGATTGGCTATATAGCCATACATCTGGTAAAACTTAATAACGGCTAA
- a CDS encoding WG repeat-containing protein, translating into MITNLVILGIVSILNIPINQPFIPCFEATPGFYKTVETKPIKFLSKNDLKGYAFDSRYRPKDEILVGFLTSSHKLLGPFEQNAFYIGMNDFSTGFSQGLAPVKKNGLWGYVDHNGNVKIDFQFLYANIFQNNFAVVETSDGCKYIDKDGNFVFDKTFDDACMFDRDVALVMKDDLYGFINSSGDLICDYEYTNLEFPTFSEAPTSNEIMVLYKNDLCGYVRVTSDSVTPLTDFKYYKLRPYTNSSEHKFVKAIKKGDEYVEFILGFMDDEFKEIFSYTESDYQFVDELYDGLHHFATAEGFHGFMDENFNTVIKPKFHYTKTFSHGLCIVENLEQSGLIDISGNFVLDFQDVPIKTFSVDGNDLILRSDTQNNGITATIKNYFTDGISKIDANTLVWTD; encoded by the coding sequence TTGATTACAAATTTAGTTATACTAGGTATCGTTAGCATACTAAACATACCTATCAATCAGCCCTTTATCCCATGCTTTGAAGCAACTCCAGGTTTCTATAAAACTGTAGAAACAAAACCAATAAAATTTTTGTCAAAAAACGATTTAAAAGGATATGCTTTTGACTCTAGATACAGACCAAAAGATGAAATCCTTGTAGGTTTTTTGACATCATCCCACAAATTGTTAGGTCCATTTGAACAAAACGCTTTTTATATAGGCATGAATGATTTCAGCACCGGTTTCTCTCAGGGACTAGCTCCAGTTAAAAAGAATGGACTTTGGGGATATGTTGATCACAATGGCAATGTAAAAATAGACTTTCAATTTTTATACGCAAATATTTTTCAAAATAATTTCGCTGTTGTAGAAACAAGTGATGGTTGTAAATACATAGACAAAGATGGCAACTTTGTTTTTGATAAAACATTTGACGATGCATGTATGTTTGATAGAGATGTAGCTCTGGTAATGAAAGATGATCTCTATGGATTCATAAATTCAAGTGGTGATTTGATATGTGATTATGAATACACCAATTTAGAATTTCCAACATTTTCTGAAGCACCAACCTCAAATGAAATCATGGTTCTTTACAAAAATGATTTATGCGGATACGTCAGAGTTACATCAGATAGCGTAACACCTCTGACCGATTTTAAGTACTACAAACTCCGCCCCTATACAAATTCGAGTGAACACAAGTTTGTAAAAGCAATAAAAAAAGGTGATGAATACGTAGAATTCATCCTCGGCTTTATGGATGATGAATTCAAAGAAATCTTTTCTTACACAGAATCAGACTATCAATTTGTAGATGAATTATACGATGGTCTACATCATTTTGCAACAGCAGAAGGTTTTCACGGATTTATGGATGAAAACTTCAATACAGTCATAAAACCGAAATTTCACTACACAAAGACATTCTCTCACGGCCTCTGCATAGTGGAAAATTTAGAACAGTCAGGTTTAATTGATATTAGCGGAAATTTCGTATTAGATTTTCAGGATGTCCCTATAAAAACATTTAGTGTAGATGGTAACGATTTAATTCTGCGCTCTGATACACAAAATAATGGTATAACCGCTACTATAAAAAATTACTTCACAGATGGAATATCAAAAATAGATGCAAATACACTAGTTTGGACTGATTAG
- a CDS encoding tetratricopeptide repeat protein: MSDMDKVFEKGFDLFEKGKYKKAIEKFDEVIKNDESCVNAYMNRGISYEELGELELALNDYSKCIELDENDADNYYNRGNIYQYMEKFEEAIGDYKAAIERKNYVPDFYYNLGRALLNIKNYEEALSAFDETISRIEDDADAYYLRASVKNILGNYEEAIDDYDKCIELSESDIDAIFDRAQARESLGQNAQALDDYNEVLRILKDGNCENEEIEEVQERIDNLISPN, translated from the coding sequence ATGAGCGATATGGACAAGGTTTTTGAAAAGGGATTTGATTTATTTGAAAAAGGGAAATATAAAAAAGCTATAGAAAAATTTGATGAGGTTATAAAAAATGATGAAAGCTGTGTAAATGCTTATATGAATAGAGGAATATCCTATGAGGAGCTCGGAGAATTAGAACTTGCACTAAATGACTACAGCAAGTGTATAGAGCTAGATGAAAACGATGCTGACAATTACTACAATAGGGGAAATATATATCAGTATATGGAGAAGTTTGAAGAGGCAATAGGTGATTACAAAGCAGCTATTGAAAGAAAGAATTACGTGCCAGATTTTTATTATAATCTGGGAAGGGCACTGCTAAATATAAAAAATTATGAGGAAGCACTTTCTGCATTTGACGAAACAATATCTAGAATAGAAGATGATGCAGATGCTTATTATTTGAGAGCGAGTGTAAAAAATATTCTTGGAAACTATGAAGAGGCAATAGATGATTATGATAAATGTATAGAATTGAGTGAATCAGATATAGATGCTATATTTGATAGGGCTCAGGCGAGAGAAAGCCTAGGTCAGAATGCCCAGGCTTTAGATGATTACAATGAAGTGCTAAGAATACTTAAAGATGGAAATTGTGAGAATGAAGAGATTGAAGAAGTGCAAGAGAGGATTGACAATCTAATCAGTCCAAACTAG
- a CDS encoding HAMP domain-containing histidine kinase, which yields MTIRKTLLFSLMAIAFIAISINTIFLNSMVDKYFMKYLSESYDNHIDELKTYVQDEFTNSENFDLNGFRAELETHLDDPIVGIKIFDSYKNQILYVSKNNMSRHMMMGSRFEQTDRYIIKADDVEVAEMHIILNSSIEESLVAKKFQSSLIRYGAMGFALAGVLALAVGLYLSKLMSKDLIETSNMAESIDLNRPINNKNSNIKEIRVVQNSLRNLNQSLHLKQRHRKRLTDELRHKAQTPITIIQTHLEGIEDEIIDWDERELKVFRKNIFELSNLLNDVDRLIDTDIDVDDNTISKFDVVSIINEIAQSLRLQYQKKSMVIKKNLPMTLIVELDEYKFRQILYNLFTNAYKYAGEGSNVEIHLEESNSDFKIVFTDNGEGLDNYEVQNILEPYYRGVKHRNISGQGLGLYILEQNIKSMGGSVIIRQNTPSGLAFDIRLPKSIEILI from the coding sequence GTGACGATTAGAAAAACATTGCTATTTTCACTTATGGCTATTGCTTTTATAGCTATATCAATAAATACAATATTTTTAAATTCAATGGTTGACAAATACTTTATGAAATACCTTTCTGAATCATATGATAATCATATAGACGAGCTAAAAACATACGTACAGGATGAGTTTACCAATAGTGAAAACTTTGATTTAAATGGTTTCCGAGCGGAATTAGAAACTCATTTAGATGATCCAATAGTGGGGATAAAGATATTTGATTCTTATAAAAATCAGATATTATATGTATCGAAGAACAATATGTCACGGCACATGATGATGGGGTCTAGATTTGAGCAAACTGACAGATATATTATAAAAGCAGACGATGTAGAGGTTGCTGAAATGCATATTATTTTAAATAGCTCTATAGAAGAGTCATTAGTAGCGAAAAAATTTCAATCATCACTTATTAGATATGGAGCTATGGGCTTTGCATTAGCTGGGGTGTTAGCCTTGGCAGTAGGATTATATCTCAGCAAGTTAATGAGTAAGGATTTAATCGAGACTTCAAATATGGCTGAATCTATTGACTTAAATAGACCAATAAATAATAAAAATTCGAATATAAAAGAAATAAGAGTTGTACAAAATAGTTTGAGAAATCTAAATCAGAGCTTACACTTAAAGCAGAGACATAGAAAACGGTTAACGGACGAACTCAGACACAAGGCGCAGACACCAATAACAATAATTCAAACCCATCTTGAAGGGATAGAAGATGAAATAATAGATTGGGATGAAAGAGAGTTAAAGGTATTTCGGAAAAATATATTTGAGTTATCAAATTTGCTAAATGATGTTGATAGATTAATAGATACGGACATAGATGTAGACGATAATACTATCTCAAAGTTTGATGTAGTAAGTATAATAAATGAAATTGCACAATCGCTAAGATTACAATATCAGAAAAAATCCATGGTTATTAAGAAAAATTTACCTATGACGCTTATAGTAGAACTTGACGAATATAAATTCAGGCAAATATTATACAATCTATTCACGAATGCCTACAAATATGCAGGTGAAGGGTCGAATGTAGAAATACACTTAGAAGAATCAAATTCAGATTTTAAAATAGTATTTACAGACAATGGAGAAGGTCTTGATAATTATGAGGTGCAGAATATACTAGAGCCGTATTACAGAGGAGTAAAGCATAGAAATATAAGTGGACAAGGTTTAGGCTTGTATATATTAGAGCAAAATATAAAATCTATGGGAGGAAGTGTAATAATACGTCAAAATACTCCTAGTGGACTAGCATTTGATATTAGATTGCCAAAATCAATAGAAATTTTGATATAA
- a CDS encoding response regulator transcription factor translates to MTYNILIVEDQIDISNIIEKYLEKYGYDYDVASDGFKALDYFGKKTYHIVLLDIMMPGIDGFEVLKNIRETSDIPVLMVSAKKEEIDRLQGFDLGADDYIVKPFSVKELIKRIEVMLKRVYGDLAVSRYSFKNLSLDSNAQILYKDGVNLSLTSLEYKIMKVFFDHKNQVLSRQQLINLVFGYDYDGYDRSVDSSIKRLRHKIEENPKEPKFIITKYGAGYKFGGDDSDD, encoded by the coding sequence ATGACATACAATATTTTGATAGTAGAGGATCAGATAGACATTAGTAACATAATAGAAAAATATCTCGAGAAATACGGATACGACTATGATGTAGCTAGTGATGGATTTAAGGCTCTAGATTACTTTGGTAAAAAAACGTATCATATAGTATTACTTGATATAATGATGCCCGGAATAGATGGCTTTGAGGTTTTAAAAAACATCAGAGAAACATCTGACATTCCAGTGTTGATGGTAAGTGCGAAGAAAGAAGAAATAGATAGATTGCAGGGATTTGATTTAGGCGCAGATGACTACATAGTTAAACCGTTTAGTGTTAAAGAATTGATTAAGAGAATAGAAGTGATGCTCAAAAGGGTTTATGGAGATTTGGCGGTTAGTAGATATTCTTTCAAAAATTTATCACTAGATTCTAATGCGCAGATATTATATAAAGATGGAGTAAATTTGAGTTTAACTTCACTAGAGTACAAAATTATGAAAGTTTTCTTTGACCATAAAAACCAAGTTTTATCAAGACAGCAGCTTATAAATTTAGTTTTCGGATATGATTATGACGGTTATGATAGAAGTGTAGATTCGTCCATAAAGCGATTGAGGCACAAAATAGAAGAGAATCCTAAAGAGCCTAAATTCATTATAACAAAATACGGTGCAGGTTATAAATTTGGAGGTGATGATAGTGACGATTAG
- a CDS encoding ABC transporter substrate-binding protein — translation MKKSMKAICIFGAMLIALSGCGTKAEIEEKKEVKSEAEVKTEQVVEVEFWHAMGGEKGEALQKLTDDFNAKNEDIEVKLVHQGGYRDLFSKLMASAKAKALPTMTQIYCNRLSWYVDKGLVEDLSPYMKDSKIGLSDQELEDIPPLFLDDGIWNDRQYAFPFNKSQMVLYYNQDMLDKAGVEVPKTWEEWSEANKKLTIDENGDGEPEIYGTVFANNISTDIAPWVKQAGGVIIDEEKDQLNFDSEATKEAVSFIAGMIEAKIARTAGEDKHSNVPFSQKRAAMCVASTSAIPYIQKGVPEDMNWFAAPLPANKTNDQLYYGTNVAVFNTVDSEKREAAWKYVKYLTLPENTAYFSMNTGYLPVRYSARELPEYKSYIEKNPIKGVGLVSFDNGFQGTRIIGQINALDILGEELDQVFFNGKSIDEALKSAQQRGEQAIAEVRKN, via the coding sequence ATGAAAAAAAGTATGAAGGCGATTTGCATATTTGGGGCTATGTTAATTGCGCTATCAGGTTGCGGAACAAAGGCTGAAATTGAAGAGAAAAAAGAGGTTAAATCAGAGGCAGAAGTTAAAACAGAGCAGGTAGTAGAGGTTGAATTTTGGCATGCAATGGGAGGAGAAAAAGGAGAAGCACTTCAAAAACTCACAGATGATTTTAATGCAAAAAATGAGGATATAGAGGTTAAATTAGTGCATCAAGGAGGATATAGAGATTTATTTTCTAAATTGATGGCATCGGCTAAAGCCAAAGCACTTCCAACAATGACTCAAATATATTGCAATAGACTTAGCTGGTATGTGGATAAAGGTTTAGTTGAAGATTTATCACCTTATATGAAAGATTCTAAAATAGGACTTAGTGATCAAGAACTAGAGGATATTCCACCATTGTTCTTGGATGATGGAATTTGGAACGATAGACAATATGCTTTTCCATTTAACAAAAGTCAGATGGTATTGTATTACAATCAAGATATGCTAGATAAAGCAGGTGTAGAAGTTCCTAAAACTTGGGAAGAGTGGAGTGAAGCTAATAAAAAACTCACAATAGATGAAAATGGTGATGGAGAGCCAGAAATTTATGGTACGGTATTTGCGAACAATATATCAACAGATATAGCTCCATGGGTAAAACAGGCAGGTGGAGTGATAATAGATGAGGAAAAAGATCAATTAAATTTTGATTCTGAAGCTACAAAAGAGGCTGTTAGTTTCATTGCGGGTATGATTGAAGCCAAGATAGCTAGAACAGCTGGTGAAGATAAGCATTCAAATGTACCATTTTCTCAAAAAAGAGCTGCAATGTGTGTAGCTAGTACTTCTGCAATACCATACATTCAAAAAGGTGTGCCAGAAGATATGAATTGGTTTGCAGCTCCACTTCCAGCAAACAAGACAAATGATCAATTGTACTATGGTACAAATGTTGCTGTATTTAATACTGTTGACAGTGAAAAGAGAGAAGCGGCTTGGAAATATGTAAAATACCTCACACTTCCAGAAAACACGGCCTATTTTTCAATGAATACAGGTTATTTACCAGTTAGATATTCTGCTAGAGAATTGCCAGAATACAAATCGTATATCGAGAAGAATCCAATAAAAGGTGTTGGATTAGTTAGTTTTGACAATGGATTCCAAGGAACTAGAATCATAGGTCAAATAAATGCATTAGATATACTCGGAGAAGAATTAGATCAAGTATTTTTCAATGGAAAATCAATCGATGAAGCGCTTAAATCAGCGCAGCAGCGAGGTGAACAAGCTATAGCGGAAGTTAGAAAAAATTAA
- a CDS encoding carbohydrate ABC transporter permease yields MIKTKLSKIVIYMVLIIGLVFIIVPFVWMILTSIKGSKEVMQVPMKIIPSEFRFDNYRKVLDMAPFGVFLRNSIIVTILITIGELITTILAAFAFSKLKFWGRDMLFTIMIATMMVPSEVLLIPNFITLSRLNWIDTYKALVIPWCASAFTIFLLRQYFLQIPESLYDAAKIDGCSDFKYLWTIMVPISKPALVSIAILKIVGSWNAFMWPLIVTNSQELRTLPVALSYFSSEAGVDYNLLMAASTMIIIPMVVVYVFLQKWIVDGVSNSGIKG; encoded by the coding sequence ATGATTAAAACGAAGCTTTCAAAAATAGTGATATACATGGTGCTTATTATTGGACTAGTATTTATAATAGTTCCATTTGTGTGGATGATACTTACCTCAATTAAGGGAAGCAAAGAAGTTATGCAAGTTCCTATGAAAATAATACCTAGTGAATTTCGATTTGATAATTATAGAAAAGTGCTAGACATGGCTCCGTTTGGGGTTTTTTTAAGAAATTCAATTATAGTGACGATTTTAATAACCATCGGAGAGCTTATAACTACTATATTAGCAGCATTTGCATTCTCAAAACTAAAGTTTTGGGGGCGAGATATGCTATTTACAATTATGATAGCAACTATGATGGTACCAAGTGAGGTTTTGCTCATACCTAATTTCATAACGCTAAGTAGGTTAAATTGGATAGATACATACAAAGCGCTTGTAATTCCTTGGTGTGCAAGTGCATTTACTATATTTTTGCTTAGACAGTATTTCTTACAGATTCCAGAGAGTTTATACGATGCAGCCAAAATAGATGGATGTAGTGATTTCAAATACTTATGGACGATAATGGTACCTATTTCTAAACCTGCACTTGTAAGTATAGCAATATTAAAAATAGTGGGTAGTTGGAATGCGTTTATGTGGCCTTTAATTGTAACAAATTCACAAGAGTTAAGAACGCTACCCGTTGCGCTGTCTTATTTCAGTTCAGAAGCAGGAGTTGATTATAATTTACTCATGGCTGCTAGTACTATGATTATAATTCCAATGGTTGTGGTCTATGTTTTTTTGCAGAAATGGATAGTAGATGGGGTGTCTAATAGTGGCATAAAGGGTTAG
- a CDS encoding sugar ABC transporter permease — MKHLKKSDGIRAIFYLAPAFLIIGLFQIYPIIQSFTMSFYTDFDYLSGEVYARGLDNFYYVLGDPDFHLALKNTSTFVLFSVPLSMVASLFIAVLLNSSIKLRGFFRSVYFLPFVTSSVAVSMVWRWIFSKNYGLINQILSELGFTKISWLNDPEKTIFILVILSIWRGLGYKVILFLAGLQAIDEKYYEAAKIDGANSFKLFSKITLPLLKPTLFFVLITSVISSFKIFDEVFVIYDKKTGPLKSGLTIVYYIFDKFYNQWQFSIAAAATFILFVIILAFTIVQLKIGSKQINK; from the coding sequence GTGAAGCATTTGAAAAAGAGTGATGGTATTAGAGCTATATTTTACTTAGCTCCTGCCTTTCTAATTATAGGATTATTTCAGATATATCCTATAATACAGTCTTTCACAATGAGTTTTTATACAGATTTTGATTATTTAAGTGGAGAAGTTTATGCGAGAGGATTGGACAATTTTTATTATGTATTAGGAGACCCAGATTTTCATCTAGCACTAAAAAATACAAGTACATTTGTACTATTTAGCGTGCCACTTTCGATGGTTGCGTCACTTTTTATTGCGGTACTTTTAAATTCTTCTATAAAGCTTAGAGGATTTTTTAGAAGCGTTTATTTTTTGCCATTTGTAACATCGAGCGTTGCTGTATCTATGGTATGGAGATGGATTTTTAGCAAAAATTATGGTCTTATAAATCAAATATTGAGCGAATTAGGTTTCACTAAAATCTCGTGGTTAAATGATCCTGAAAAGACTATATTTATACTTGTCATATTGAGTATTTGGAGGGGACTAGGATACAAGGTCATATTGTTTTTAGCTGGACTACAAGCAATAGATGAAAAATACTATGAAGCCGCAAAGATAGATGGAGCAAATTCATTTAAATTGTTTTCTAAAATAACTCTACCTTTATTGAAGCCAACTTTATTTTTTGTACTTATAACATCTGTCATAAGCTCATTTAAAATTTTTGACGAGGTATTTGTGATTTATGACAAGAAAACGGGCCCTCTAAAAAGTGGACTAACTATAGTGTATTATATTTTTGATAAATTCTATAATCAATGGCAATTTTCTATAGCGGCAGCAGCGACATTTATATTGTTTGTAATAATACTTGCATTTACAATTGTCCAGCTAAAGATAGGGAGTAAACAAATAAATAAGTAA